A window from Lachnoanaerobaculum umeaense encodes these proteins:
- a CDS encoding sugar transferase, whose protein sequence is MNTREQYKRVVKFGSAAVILLIEVGLYWALWQFYLNTIIEERFWRRGIWLLAALYGVLLIFFLQTYGGLKIGYLKRGNIIYSHILSLVIVNIIGYLILALVDKKFHSPTSFILLTLIDGIIVFAWVFLFQWIYGVLFPPRRLLIVYGERPVFSIMEKIGARDDKYIICDDISIDVGIEKIMKKAEEFEGIVLGDIPSHERNLILKKCYDASIRVYMIPKISDILIRSSTNLNLFDTPILLSRNEGLQVDQMIVKRCIDIVVSVIGIIFSLPLFVMFGAAIHLTDRGPIFYKQTRLTLNGKLFEIYKFRTMRVDAEKDGIARLAGDVDDRITTVGKVLRATRMDELPQLFNIIKGDMSLVGPRPERPEIAKEYMKELPEFSMRLKMKAGLTGYAQVHGKYNTTPYDKLKLDLHYIRNYSIWMDLVLIVLTPKVLFMKESTEGVGEGETNANSKEK, encoded by the coding sequence ATGAATACAAGAGAACAGTATAAGCGAGTTGTAAAATTTGGCTCAGCAGCGGTCATATTGCTGATTGAAGTCGGACTTTATTGGGCGCTGTGGCAATTTTATCTAAATACAATAATAGAAGAGAGATTCTGGAGGAGAGGAATCTGGCTATTGGCTGCACTTTACGGGGTGCTTTTGATTTTTTTTCTGCAAACATATGGTGGATTAAAAATAGGATATTTGAAAAGAGGAAATATAATATATTCACATATACTTTCTTTGGTGATAGTAAATATAATAGGATATCTTATATTGGCTTTGGTGGATAAAAAATTTCATTCACCTACTTCATTTATACTTTTGACATTGATAGATGGCATAATAGTATTTGCTTGGGTTTTTTTATTTCAATGGATATATGGTGTGTTATTCCCACCAAGGCGACTGCTTATAGTGTATGGTGAAAGACCGGTATTTTCCATAATGGAAAAGATAGGTGCCAGAGATGATAAATATATTATTTGTGACGATATAAGTATAGATGTCGGTATTGAAAAGATAATGAAAAAGGCTGAGGAATTTGAGGGGATTGTGTTGGGAGATATACCTTCACATGAGAGAAATCTTATATTAAAAAAATGCTATGATGCCAGTATAAGAGTATATATGATACCGAAAATAAGTGATATTCTGATAAGGTCTTCTACTAATCTAAATTTGTTTGATACTCCCATACTTCTTTCCAGAAATGAAGGGTTGCAAGTAGATCAAATGATTGTAAAAAGATGTATTGATATTGTGGTTAGTGTAATTGGAATAATCTTTTCTTTACCGCTATTTGTTATGTTTGGTGCAGCAATACATCTTACAGATAGAGGTCCTATTTTCTATAAACAAACGAGATTGACTTTGAATGGAAAGCTGTTTGAAATATATAAATTCAGAACCATGAGAGTGGATGCAGAAAAAGACGGTATAGCAAGACTTGCCGGGGATGTAGATGACAGAATTACAACTGTTGGAAAAGTATTAAGAGCTACAAGGATGGATGAGCTTCCTCAGTTGTTTAATATAATAAAAGGCGATATGAGTTTGGTTGGACCAAGACCTGAGAGACCTGAAATAGCCAAGGAATATATGAAGGAGCTGCCGGAGTTTTCAATGAGATTGAAGATGAAGGCGGGATTGACAGGATATGCACAGGTACATGGAAAGTATAATACAACTCCATATGATAAATTAAAATTAGATTTACATTATATAAGAAATTATAGTATATGGATGGATCTTGTTTTGATTGTGTTGACTCCAAAAGTCTTATTTATGAAGGAGTCTACAGAGGGTGTAGGAGAAGGTGAGACCAATGCAAATAGCAAGGAGAAGTAA